The genomic segment TGGGCAGCGCGTTGCACATAAACCGTAGAGGTGCATTCCTACGGCCCGACACACTCGCAGACAAGCAGCAAGACAGCACTCTCTCGCCTGAGCCTGTGTGACTCTGTTTCTCACACATCCTTTGGTGATGATGCCCCTCACCCTTGTGGATGCCTatgcgctggcgctgagGACGCTGGACCCCGCCGCGTGGGAGCTGTTTGGCGCACTGGAAGATCGCATTCTACACTCAGCCGCATTTCTGCTCGGCCGCGTGGAGCTGACCGCCTTGCGCCCAGCAGTGAAGGACAGTGCAACGGCTCTTtcacgcaccgccgcctcatGCGTGCAGCCGACCGTGACGTCTGGGGTGCGCGACGCGGAGGGGACGGATATCGCATCGGTGTCGGCGGAGATGCTTCGTTACCTGCGCGAGACGCTCCAagcaggcgctgctcacACATTCCAGACAAGGCTCGACTCACCAACGACGTCAGCGCCCGCACGTCTCGTGAAGGATCTGtcacgcgtgcgtgagcaGGTCGCCTCAGCGCAGTCGCCGTCTTCGTCTTCGCGCTGTCCTGGACTCGTACTCGCGGAGCTGAGCATCTTATGCCAAACCGTCCTAGCGTTGTCGGCGCTGTGGATGAGCACAAAATTTTGGGCAACGCTGTGTGAAAGCTCCACGCTGAGCGCCCTCGTCGCTTGCTtcctccgtctctcctcGCCACCGAGCAAGGACGAAACCGTAGCCGCCTCGTACCTACAATGCGGCACCGTGGGGCCAGTGGCAAGCGCCGAGCGGGGTCCGTGCACAGATGATGCTCCGGACGTCGTTCCGATGGAGCCGGCGAACGCGGACCAGTTGTGCCTCGCCTCCACACCGCCGTCCTCATCCTTGGCACCTGTGCCCTTAGAGCAGCGCTCTTGCGAGGAGACTTGCAGTGCGCAGGCAGGGGTCGCTGGTGGGCTTGAGGGCGGtgctgcctgtgtgtctAGCGAGATCATCATCAACGGCTACGAAGACATATCGTGCAGCCCGCTGGCTCCCATGACGTGGCTCGACGGCAATGTTGCGGATGCGGCGGAGTCGCTGGCGAGGGACATCGAGGACGTCGAGATAATTTTGctccgctgcagcgagtACGCGGTTCCCGTGTGAAGGCGCTCTTTCGTGTGCTTCGATTAGAGGCGGGAGACATGCGTGCAGGTGACgccgtgcatgtgtgcctgtgtgcctgtgtgcatgtggtGGTGCACTGATGACTGGCAGTCCGCTCTCCTCAGTAGCGGGGTGCAGTGGCAACAATTTTTGCCGGTCCTCTTTCCAGAGAGCGTGCAGTCTCTCGCGAGGTTAGAGGGGCGCCACGGACAGTCCCTCGTTGATCGGCGAGCGCGAGATGCTCGGCGTTTCTTCAACAAGTGCTGCAACCTTTCGTGAGGGAGCTCTGTCCGCGGCACATGAGAAAGATGTGCCTTTAACCAGCGAACTGTAGGATGGGCTGTGCGATGATGCTGAGGAGGTCGTCGACAGGCCAACAGCTTCTTGCCGCCCGCTTTCAAAGCAGGTGccgtaaaaaaaaaaacagaagcgGGCAGAGACGTGGCGGCAACACCTCCGCGCAGGCGGCCGCCTTGCTTCCTTGCCAACTAAACGAGCTGGCAGAAGACGGCAAGCGTGGGAAAGGGCtggagcgagggaggagcaACGAGCGTTACTTTTTCCTGCGATGGTGCTGCTCTCGCGGCGGTGCCCGATAGCTCGCTgccacccccgcctccctcaccctctcGCCATCACTAACACATCGCTTTTTTCCCCCCTCTCTGAGCCGCGCTTCTCGCAGAACGggcctgtgcgtgcggaCCGGCTTGCTACTTCTCACGCAAGGATAAGAGCGCAGAAAGCCAATCTCGGAGCCATGCGCGCCCgtgtgtccctctctctcttttggCGCGCTTGGTTGGCCGGGCACTGGAGTCCTGTTTTGTGAGCTTGACATCCTTTCTGTTTCGCTTAGCCGCCTCACTTCTCTCTGGCTCTCCacctcttttctctcgtcctttctttcctctcacgcgtgctgtgcgccacTCCCACACgcatcgcgctgctgctccgtgcATCCCTCACGCTCGTCTCCCCTCTGTGAcccccgcccgccgcgcgccgACAGAACTGCGCACGAATCATGTCGCACTCTGTCGATCTCCAGTGGATCCTGGTCCGCCAGAACAGCCGCTTCCTGCAGAAGCGCGGCGGCATTCGCATGAGCAACGACCCGttcaacaacaacggcaactGGACGAAGCGCCACTGCGGCNNNNNNNNNNNNNNNNNNNNNNNNNNNNNNNNNNNNNNNNNNNNNNNNNNNNNNNNNNNNNNNNNNNNNNNNNNNNNNNNNNNNNNNNNNNNNNNNNNGTGCgtggcatcgccgtcggctgCGAGTGACGGAGACAGGCGCGATGTGAGTTGAGGCGAAGccgcaagaaaaaaaaaaatatgtATGCGAGCGCGAGGGCGAGCGGGCTCGGACACCCTCCTGCCCAGActgcagcgtgcgctgccgtcatcGCAAGGATGGggaggcggcagctgtgTCGAGTCCGATGGcattgtgcgcgtgtgtccgagtggcgccgacgccgcgcctCCACCTGCGCTCCTCTTGTTGGTACTCCCAAGCTCCGTCGTAGGTGCTGCGTCGTTGCTGTGAGCGATGCGATGAGGGTCGGCGTGGGTGAGGTGCCGGGGCATGTAGTGATGCAGGAGGGACTTCGTTGGTGGGTAATCGCCTCCTTCACGTGACGTCTTAGGGCAGCCGCTGATGCGAAGCtgagaggaggggtggggcaAGGAAAGGACTGCTTGCCGTGCTCTGCCATCAAACCGATCGATGCTGCTGTTGGGTGCCCATGCGCGTCGCCGGCACTCTTGCACTCGCCGGTGCGGACTGTTTCTTGGCTATGTGCTTGtcgtgcctctctctcacttTCTTCTCGTCTCCCTTGTCGGTGTTTGTGCTCTTTCTTTGGTTTTTGGATGCCCGCATGCCGCTCTTCACTGACGGGACGGTCGCTCGCGCGACGCCTCTGTGGCGGCCTTTGGATGTCGGATGCCGACGCCCTACAaatggcggcgccgttctACGTGAACACCGCACCCAACTCTATCCTCTTGTGCGACGCGTCACGCATCACCGGCtgaaacacgcgcacacacataaattcgtgtgcgcgcgtcttctGCTCGCGCATACGTTCTTCTGAGCATCGGCACAGTCCTCGTTGCAGGGTTGGCTTATTGTTCTCCTCGTCTCCTCTTGTGTTGTTTGAGTCGCCTGGTAAAGTCTCTCTaccgttttttttctgttccTTGCTTGACTTCTGTTATTTCTGGCGAGCGCTTCGGCCattgctcctcctcctctaccctgcctctccctcactcagtctctctttctctgtgagtgtgtgtgtgcgccgtcgctgcggtggtggctgctgctggcgtctcTCACGCGTTTAGGTTTGCTTGATaggaagcggaggcggtCGGCGCTGTCGTCCGGTGGAGCGAGGCGTAGCTGGACATAAAGGGACACTTCATCTCtcatctctttttttttttcgtcgctTCTGTGGCTTTTCGCGTGATATCAAGCGACGAGGCACTGacgagagcacacacacacacacgtacatacTCGCAGTCACGCACAGGAGGCCGCACACTCGTTGCTGAAAAGCCCTGATGCGACTGAAGAACACGGCGCTATGCTGCGCGTTTGCGTGGTCGCCGGCGGTGTTGGGCAAcccgcccctcctcgccaccgcgtcTTACAGCGGTGCCATGGACGAGAActtcagcagcgacgccttTCTTGAGATTCGCCTCGTGGACGTGAAGGTGACGGACGACACGGAGCTGCCTGTTGTCgggcgtgtgcggctgccggaTCGCGCACATCGCGTCGACTGGTCTCCGTACGCCGGGCCGCAGGGCATCATCGGTGTCTCGTGCGGCAACGGCTGTGTATACATCTTCTCCGCTGCAGAGGTGCTCGCCGCCGGCCCgaatggcggcggcgaggaggtgagTGATCACCCGCGCGGACTGCTGTGGATGGTGCGCGAGCACGCGGGCTCGGCCGTGCGCGGTTTCCACTTCAACCCTTCGAAGCCGCACTTTttcgccaccggcgccgacgatggCGTGTGGCGCGTGTGGACGCTGCAGGatggcgccaccggcggtgtgtgtgcgccaaCGAAGGTGTCTGTCATCTCGAACGTGCCGAACAGCGGCGCCATTGTCCACCTTCAGTGGCACCCCAAATACGCCCACATCTTTGCCACAGCCACCGTGAACGGCGTGGTGAACGTGTGGAACCTGAAGATGGCCACCcgcgtgacggcgctgaACGTGTCCAAGGCATCACACGGGGCACAGATCACCGCCATCGCTTGGAACCCGACGGCTGCGACGCAGCTCGTTGTTGGACTCGACGACGGACATCCAGTGTTGCAGGTGTGGGACCTTCGCACCggggtggtgccgctgcgcgagatgAGCGGACATACCGGCGGAATCACCGGCCTCGCTTGGAGCGAGCAGGAGTCGTCGATGGTGGCATCatgcggcggtgatggccgCACCATGTGGTGGGACCCGAACACTGGCAAGAAGCTGGGTGAGCTACAGCCAATGGGGCAGTACCTCGTCGACGTGCAGTGGTGCCCGGTACTGCCGGCCGTCATCGCGACGTCGTCTTTTGCACCGCTTCTATGCGTGTCGACGGCGCAGGACGTCTCCAGCACCGGTGGCGACAAGCTCGGTGCGGTGCCCAAGTGGCTCAACAAACCGTGCGGCGCCTCGGTCAACATGTCCCTCGCCGTtgcctccctcgcccctGGCACCGAGCATGACATTGTGCTGTCGAGCCTGAACTGCGTGCCAATGAGCCCGCACACGACGGAGGACCAGCGCATGTTCGAGCGGCTGGCCGAGTTCCCGCGCGGGTCGCCGGAGCGGACGCAGTGGCTGCGCGACACCCATCATGAGCTCCTTGCGgccttctccagcgcgcAGAACTCGCGCCAACCCATACTTGACTTCCTCAACGAGGGCGTCGCCTCCGAGAaaggcggcgcgggcgcTGGCTCCGGGAGGccgggcgaggaggacgatgACCCATTCACCGCCATCTCGCACGAGAACCAGAAGAGGTACGAGGACCGCACCTCGGAGCTCATCGTGAGCGGCAAGATCGAGGAGGCCGTGGACCTGTGCATGGACGAGCATTGCTTCGACGACGCGTTTGCCATCGCCTTCCTCAGCGGCGGGGAGATGGTGCGCAAGGTGCACCAGCGCTACATCGCGcatgtcgccgccgtcagcccGCAAAAGAGGCATGTGCTCTACGCTGGTGCCATCGCCTCCGGTGATTTCCGCCCTCTTATTCAGGCCAACGTGCCGTGGAAGGAGGTGCTTTCTGCGATTGTGGCGTTCGTCGTGGGCGACGGCTTCGCCGACGCGTGCAATCTGCTCGgtgacgcgctgcgcggccaGCAGAACTATGAGGGCTCCTACCACTGCTACGTTTGCGCACGCAACGTGGACGCTGTGGTGGACCTCTGGCGCCTCGAGAACCGCCCCTCGCGTGAAGTTGTGCAGGATACAATTCTGCTAGAGGAGACcacgcagcgcgcggcgagCGGCGAGTACCTGGCGCACTGCATGTGCGAGTACGGCGTGAAGCTGCTGACTGATGGGCATccgaaggaggcggtgcggtaCCTACAGCGTGCCGCCCGCCTCGGTGATCACACGGCCACGGTGCTTGTCGATCGCATGAAATACCTCTTTAATCTTGCCCAGCCCGAGAACGGTGCACCGTAcgtgccggcgccggtgtctgACGCGCAGAGCCCGGCATGTCAAGCGTTCCTGGCCGCTGCGGAAGAGCGACGAGTGcgggagctgcaggagcagaagcaggcgcaggcacaggcacaacCGATagccccgcagcagcagcatcagctgGAGCGGCCACCGATGCCGAGCCACGGCACTCCGCAGCCACCGGCAATGCCGCCACAGACGCAGTACCACGTGAACCCCATGGCGATACCAGGgcaaccgcagccgccgcagtcTGGCTACCTGCCAGCCGCTGGCTACATGCCGCCCATGGGTTCACcggcggctgcttcgcagccgccacagcagcctcAGCACCCACCAAGCCTTCTTCTCCACAAATCAGCCACCGGCGGActcccgccaccaccgggTGGTAGCGCGCCTCTGCGACCGCCACTGATGcctggtgccggtgccgcgccaccaccgccgtcgcacgGGCCGTCTGTGTACGGCAACGCGACACCGGTGAGCAATAGCGTGAACGGTGCTCC from the Leishmania donovani BPK282A1 complete genome, chromosome 11 genome contains:
- a CDS encoding 60S ribosomal protein L28, putative; the encoded protein is MSHSVDLQWILVRQNSRFLQKRGGIRMSNDPFNNNGNWTKRHCG
- a CDS encoding protein transport protein Sec31, putative, with protein sequence MRLKNTALCCAFAWSPAVLGNPPLLATASYSGAMDENFSSDAFLEIRLVDVKVTDDTELPVVGRVRLPDRAHRVDWSPYAGPQGIIGVSCGNGCVYIFSAAEVLAAGPNGGGEEVSDHPRGLLWMVREHAGSAVRGFHFNPSKPHFFATGADDGVWRVWTLQDGATGGVCAPTKVSVISNVPNSGAIVHLQWHPKYAHIFATATVNGVVNVWNLKMATRVTALNVSKASHGAQITAIAWNPTAATQLVVGLDDGHPVLQVWDLRTGVVPLREMSGHTGGITGLAWSEQESSMVASCGGDGRTMWWDPNTGKKLGELQPMGQYLVDVQWCPVLPAVIATSSFAPLLCVSTAQDVSSTGGDKLGAVPKWLNKPCGASVNMSLAVASLAPGTEHDIVLSSLNCVPMSPHTTEDQRMFERLAEFPRGSPERTQWLRDTHHELLAAFSSAQNSRQPILDFLNEGVASEKGGAGAGSGRPGEEDDDPFTAISHENQKRYEDRTSELIVSGKIEEAVDLCMDEHCFDDAFAIAFLSGGEMVRKVHQRYIAHVAAVSPQKRHVLYAGAIASGDFRPLIQANVPWKEVLSAIVAFVVGDGFADACNLLGDALRGQQNYEGSYHCYVCARNVDAVVDLWRLENRPSREVVQDTILLEETTQRAASGEYLAHCMCEYGVKLLTDGHPKEAVRYLQRAARLGDHTATVLVDRMKYLFNLAQPENGAPYVPAPVSDAQSPACQAFLAAAEERRVRELQEQKQAQAQAQPIAPQQQHQLERPPMPSHGTPQPPAMPPQTQYHVNPMAIPGQPQPPQSGYLPAAGYMPPMGSPAAASQPPQQPQHPPSLLLHKSATGGLPPPPGGSAPLRPPLMPGAGAAPPPPSHGPSVYGNATPVSNSVNGAPVAASPIGPHAPPAGGASMGMSASDTSPFSPSALPPSRTNPLPAAPNGVVGQPKPRLMPHPVSSYSSMRTPTTGAAPVAAAPPPPGPPSSSGAMASQASSQPGSLYSVTAPPTQPPATQSSPYQKGPPPPSQRSDAVFGGGAPSMMKPQPPPPVLPRPAMGSAPPPPPQSSASGAEYPASLLASVSPAQFASPLHGQLVQRLQQIIPAIADPRRRTAVEQAAVEVIRQLQQGMLPEELVHMLVHFCANAGTPSATQAWTQLAQRYAGAVQAFANLSYL